The Methylacidimicrobium sp. B4 genome contains a region encoding:
- a CDS encoding M14 family metallocarboxypeptidase: MIHAVHDPVSIHRRAIALGRLLGWRRAILLRIRNDPVEVLCSPRAPARVGKPRILLSAGIHGDEPAGVEALLSFFEQKPHWISQFAFTLIPLLNPWGLRHNSRLNEQGLDLNRSFHRDDLPLIRELCALYARRGPFDLALLLHEDYDACGVYLYETGPSGEVRFGEEILSRVSPWCPIDPRDRIEGRKHRNGILNRPLRKKWFEKMGLPEAAHLHFTGCRRVFTIETPSEFDVGLRVKAHREAIDAALGLLAASRPPANARARALASPHRKDAISSRAPLLATSPAPNGESRSDQSRSA, from the coding sequence ATGATCCATGCCGTCCACGACCCCGTGAGCATCCACCGGCGCGCGATTGCGCTCGGCCGCCTGCTGGGATGGAGACGGGCCATCCTTCTCCGCATCCGGAACGACCCCGTGGAGGTGCTCTGCTCCCCGAGAGCGCCTGCCCGGGTGGGGAAACCCCGAATCCTCCTCTCGGCGGGGATTCACGGGGACGAGCCGGCCGGCGTGGAAGCCCTGCTTTCCTTCTTCGAGCAAAAGCCCCACTGGATCAGCCAGTTCGCCTTCACCCTGATTCCGCTGCTCAATCCCTGGGGGCTCCGCCACAACTCCCGCCTCAACGAACAGGGCCTCGACCTCAATCGTTCCTTTCACCGGGACGACCTGCCGCTGATCCGGGAGCTCTGCGCGCTCTACGCCCGCCGCGGGCCCTTCGATCTGGCGCTCCTCCTCCACGAGGACTACGATGCCTGCGGCGTCTATCTTTATGAGACGGGCCCCAGCGGCGAAGTCCGCTTCGGAGAAGAGATCCTCTCCCGAGTGAGCCCGTGGTGTCCGATCGACCCCCGGGACCGGATCGAAGGGCGGAAGCATCGGAACGGGATCCTCAACCGGCCCCTGCGAAAAAAGTGGTTCGAGAAGATGGGCCTGCCCGAGGCGGCCCATCTCCATTTCACAGGATGCCGGCGGGTCTTCACGATCGAGACTCCCTCCGAATTCGACGTCGGGTTGCGCGTGAAAGCGCACCGGGAAGCGATCGATGCGGCTCTCGGCCTGCTCGCCGCGAGCCGACCACCCGCCAACGCTCGCGCACGCGCTCTCGCCTCCCCTCACCGCAAGGACGCTATTTCCTCGCGCGCTCCTCTTCTCGCCACCTCTCCTGCGCCGAATGGGGAAAGTCGATCGGATCAATCTCGTAGCGCCTGA